In Streptomyces sp. NBC_01408, one DNA window encodes the following:
- a CDS encoding MerR family transcriptional regulator: MRIGELSRRTGVPVPTIKYYVREGLLPPGELTSPNQASYGEVHERRLQLVRALLEVGGLSVAAIGEVLAAIDDKERPVHKLLGAAAQRLVPEFGDGRGGDHGGAADAETVLARERVARLIEERGWRVERDGKAAEALVSALASLARVGHGGFVDVLDEYAEAAERVGRADLDYTARRVAREDLVEAVVVGTVLGDAIFAALRRMAQVDASARTFGEEASRA; this comes from the coding sequence GTGCGCATCGGAGAGTTGAGCCGGCGGACCGGAGTGCCGGTGCCGACGATCAAGTACTACGTCCGGGAGGGGCTGCTCCCGCCGGGCGAGCTGACCAGCCCCAACCAGGCCAGCTACGGGGAGGTGCACGAGCGCCGGCTCCAGCTGGTCCGCGCGCTGCTGGAGGTCGGCGGACTGTCGGTGGCGGCCATCGGCGAGGTGCTGGCGGCCATCGACGACAAGGAGCGGCCGGTGCACAAGCTGCTGGGCGCGGCCGCCCAGCGCCTGGTGCCCGAATTCGGCGATGGCCGCGGCGGCGACCACGGCGGTGCGGCGGATGCGGAAACCGTGCTGGCCCGGGAGCGGGTGGCGCGGCTGATCGAGGAGCGCGGCTGGCGCGTCGAACGCGACGGCAAGGCCGCCGAGGCACTGGTGTCCGCGCTCGCTTCGCTCGCCCGGGTGGGGCACGGCGGTTTCGTGGACGTGCTCGACGAATACGCGGAGGCGGCCGAGCGGGTGGGCCGCGCGGACCTGGACTACACCGCCCGCCGGGTGGCCCGTGAGGACCTCGTGGAGGCCGTGGTCGTCGGCACCGTGCTGGGCGACGCGATCTTCGCCGCATTGCGCAGGATGGCCCAGGTGGACGCCTCCGCCCGTACCTTCGGGGAGGAGGCGTCCAGGGCCTGA
- the paaN gene encoding phenylacetic acid degradation protein PaaN produces the protein MPAELTVPQLSAKHRPTLDQALSAIRSRAYWSPHPEHPKAYGENAPADGLAAFEAVRGTRLDLGQPGTDGWAGGEVSPYGPELGVEYPHADIEVLLPAMKAGVAAWRDAGPETRALVSIEILSRISARTHEFAHAVMHTSGQAFMMAFQAGGPHAQDRGLEAVAYAYEEQTRVPGQADWSKPQGKKDPLELGKSFTAVPRGIALVIGCNTFPTWNGYPGLFASLATGNAVLVKPHPRAVLPLALTVQVAREVLAEAGFDPNLVALAVERPGEGIAKTLAVRPEIKLIDYTGSTEFGDWLEANARQAQVYTEKAGVNTVVIDSTSDYKGMLSNLAFSLSLYSGQMCTTPQNLLIPREGIDTDAGHKTYDEVVADLAASVGGLLGDDARANALLGALVNPGVKARLEAAGALGEVALASREVVNPEFPDAVVRTPVLVKLDAAKPDPEAAYLSECFGPVSFAVAVDSTADALELLRRTVRDKGAMTVGAYTTSADTERAIEEVCLEESAQLSLNLTGGVYVNQTAAFSDFHGSGGNPAANAALCDGAFVANRFRVVEVRRQA, from the coding sequence ATGCCCGCCGAGCTCACCGTCCCCCAGCTGTCCGCCAAGCACCGGCCCACCCTGGACCAGGCCCTGTCGGCGATCCGCAGCCGCGCCTACTGGTCCCCGCATCCCGAGCACCCCAAGGCCTACGGCGAGAACGCCCCGGCCGACGGCCTGGCCGCCTTCGAGGCCGTCCGCGGCACCCGGCTGGACCTGGGGCAGCCCGGCACGGACGGCTGGGCCGGCGGCGAGGTGTCCCCGTACGGCCCCGAGCTGGGCGTCGAGTACCCGCACGCCGACATCGAAGTGCTGCTGCCCGCCATGAAGGCCGGCGTGGCCGCCTGGCGCGACGCGGGTCCCGAGACCCGGGCCCTGGTCTCCATCGAGATCCTGTCCCGCATCTCCGCCCGCACCCACGAGTTCGCGCACGCGGTCATGCACACCAGCGGCCAGGCCTTCATGATGGCGTTCCAGGCGGGCGGCCCGCACGCGCAGGACCGCGGCCTGGAGGCGGTGGCCTACGCGTACGAGGAGCAGACCCGCGTCCCGGGCCAGGCCGACTGGTCCAAGCCGCAGGGCAAGAAGGACCCGCTGGAGCTCGGCAAGAGCTTCACGGCCGTCCCGCGCGGCATCGCCCTGGTCATCGGCTGCAACACCTTCCCCACCTGGAACGGCTACCCCGGCCTGTTCGCCTCCCTCGCCACCGGCAACGCGGTGCTGGTCAAGCCGCACCCGCGGGCCGTGCTCCCGCTCGCGCTGACCGTGCAGGTGGCCCGCGAGGTCCTCGCCGAGGCCGGCTTCGACCCGAACCTGGTGGCGCTCGCGGTCGAGCGGCCGGGCGAGGGCATCGCCAAGACCCTGGCGGTCCGGCCCGAGATCAAGCTGATCGACTACACCGGTTCCACGGAGTTCGGCGACTGGCTGGAGGCCAACGCCCGCCAGGCGCAGGTCTACACGGAGAAGGCGGGCGTCAACACCGTCGTCATCGACTCGACCTCCGACTACAAGGGGATGCTGTCCAACCTGGCCTTCTCCCTGTCCCTGTACAGCGGTCAGATGTGCACCACCCCGCAGAACCTGCTGATCCCCCGCGAGGGCATCGACACCGACGCCGGGCACAAGACGTACGACGAGGTCGTCGCCGACCTCGCGGCCTCGGTCGGCGGCCTGCTCGGCGACGACGCCCGGGCCAACGCCCTGCTGGGCGCGCTGGTCAACCCGGGCGTCAAGGCCCGGCTGGAGGCGGCGGGCGCCCTGGGCGAGGTCGCGCTGGCCTCCCGTGAGGTCGTCAACCCGGAGTTCCCCGACGCGGTGGTCCGTACGCCCGTTCTGGTGAAGCTGGACGCCGCCAAGCCCGACCCGGAGGCGGCCTACCTCTCGGAGTGCTTCGGCCCCGTTTCCTTCGCCGTGGCCGTGGACTCCACGGCGGACGCGCTGGAGCTCCTGCGCCGCACGGTCCGCGACAAGGGCGCGATGACGGTGGGCGCGTACACGACCTCCGCGGACACCGAGCGGGCGATCGAGGAGGTCTGCCTGGAGGAGTCCGCGCAGCTCTCCCTGAACCTGACCGGCGGGGTGTACGTCAACCAGACCGCAGCCTTCTCCGACTTCCACGGTTCGGGCGGCAACCCGGCGGCGAACGCCGCGCTGTGCGACGGCGCGTTCGTCGCGAACCGCTTCCGCGTGGTGGAGGTCCGGCGCCAGGCGTAA
- a CDS encoding 3-hydroxyacyl-CoA dehydrogenase, with protein MTAIERSRTVAVVGAGTMGQGIAQVALLAGHRVLIYDIDAALAADGVALVQDRVERMAAKGRLDRAEAEDAIGRIGAAGTLADLADAALVIEAVVENVGVKQALFAALEEVVAPDALLATNTSSLSVTELAAGLAHPGRFLGLHFFNPAPLLPLVEVISGFATGPAAAERAYRTVLGWGKTPVRCADTPGFIVNRIARPFYAEAFSVYEEQGADPATIDAVLRECGGFKMGPFALTDLIGQDVNEAVTRSVWESFYRSPKFTPSLAQRRLVQSGRLGRKTGHGWFPYGPDAASPEPHTAAPQEAPAKVTVVGDLGPAADLADLLEEAGIAVTATEHGGPYIQLPGEGQLVLADGKTSVEFADVVYFDLALDYRGATRIALSASEDTSERTLAEAVGLFQKLGKKVSVIGDVPGMIVARTVAMLIDLTADAVARGAASAEDIDTAMRLGVNYPLGPAEWHDRLGQDWAYDLLHHLDERCPGGRYAPSLALFRLGYAAGDEDAAEETG; from the coding sequence ATGACAGCAATCGAGCGGTCCCGCACTGTGGCGGTCGTCGGCGCGGGCACCATGGGACAGGGCATCGCCCAGGTCGCCCTTCTCGCAGGTCACCGGGTGCTGATCTACGACATCGACGCCGCCCTCGCCGCCGACGGCGTCGCCCTGGTGCAGGACCGCGTCGAGCGGATGGCCGCCAAGGGCCGCCTGGATCGCGCCGAGGCCGAGGACGCGATCGGCCGGATCGGTGCGGCGGGCACCCTCGCGGACCTCGCCGACGCCGCCCTCGTCATCGAGGCGGTCGTCGAGAACGTCGGCGTCAAGCAGGCGCTCTTCGCCGCACTCGAAGAGGTGGTCGCGCCGGACGCGCTGCTGGCCACCAACACCTCCTCCCTCTCCGTCACCGAGCTCGCCGCGGGCCTCGCGCACCCCGGCCGCTTCCTCGGCCTGCACTTCTTCAACCCGGCCCCGCTGCTCCCGCTCGTCGAGGTGATCAGCGGTTTCGCGACCGGCCCGGCCGCCGCCGAGCGTGCGTACCGCACCGTCCTCGGCTGGGGCAAGACGCCGGTCCGCTGCGCCGACACCCCCGGCTTCATCGTCAACCGGATCGCCCGCCCCTTCTACGCCGAGGCCTTCTCGGTGTACGAGGAGCAGGGCGCCGACCCGGCCACCATCGACGCGGTGCTCCGCGAGTGCGGCGGCTTCAAGATGGGCCCCTTCGCGCTGACCGACCTGATCGGGCAGGACGTCAACGAAGCGGTGACCCGCTCCGTGTGGGAGTCCTTCTACCGGAGCCCCAAGTTCACCCCGTCCCTCGCGCAGCGCCGGCTGGTCCAGTCGGGCCGCCTGGGCCGCAAGACGGGGCACGGCTGGTTCCCGTACGGCCCGGACGCCGCCTCGCCCGAGCCGCACACCGCCGCCCCGCAGGAGGCCCCGGCCAAGGTCACCGTCGTGGGCGACCTCGGCCCCGCCGCGGACCTCGCCGACCTGCTGGAGGAAGCCGGGATCGCCGTCACGGCCACCGAGCACGGGGGCCCGTACATCCAGCTGCCCGGCGAGGGCCAGCTGGTCCTCGCGGACGGCAAGACCTCCGTCGAGTTCGCGGACGTCGTCTACTTCGACCTCGCGCTCGACTACCGCGGCGCCACCCGGATCGCGCTCTCCGCCAGCGAGGACACCAGCGAGCGCACCCTCGCCGAGGCCGTCGGGCTCTTCCAGAAGCTCGGCAAGAAGGTCTCCGTCATCGGCGACGTCCCCGGCATGATCGTCGCCCGTACCGTCGCGATGCTGATCGACCTCACCGCCGACGCCGTCGCCCGCGGAGCGGCCAGCGCCGAGGACATCGACACCGCGATGCGGCTCGGCGTCAACTACCCGCTCGGGCCGGCCGAATGGCACGACCGGCTCGGCCAGGACTGGGCGTACGACCTGCTGCACCACCTCGACGAGCGCTGTCCCGGCGGACGGTACGCGCCCTCGCTGGCGCTGTTCCGGCTCGGCTACGCGGCGGGCGACGAGGACGCGGCGGAGGAGACGGGATGA
- a CDS encoding TetR/AcrR family transcriptional regulator, translated as MTTVKRDTYTPETLLTVAVQVFNERGYDGTSMEHLSKAAGISKSSIYHHVAGKEELLRRAVSRALDGLFAVLEEPGAVRGRAVERVEYVTRRTVEVLLAELPYVTLLLRVRGNTRTERWALERRREFDHQVADLLKAAAADGDLRADVDIRLATRLLFGMVNSLVEWYRPHPGTTPDQLADAVVHMAFDGLRATP; from the coding sequence ATGACCACGGTCAAGCGGGACACCTACACCCCGGAAACGCTGCTGACCGTCGCGGTCCAGGTCTTCAACGAGCGCGGCTACGACGGCACCTCCATGGAGCACCTCTCCAAGGCCGCGGGCATCTCCAAGTCCTCGATCTACCACCACGTCGCCGGCAAGGAGGAACTGCTGCGCCGGGCTGTCAGCCGCGCCCTCGACGGGCTCTTCGCGGTGCTGGAGGAGCCCGGTGCGGTACGGGGCCGGGCGGTCGAGCGGGTCGAGTACGTCACCCGGCGCACGGTGGAGGTGCTGCTCGCCGAGCTGCCGTACGTGACCCTGCTGCTGCGGGTACGGGGCAACACCCGGACCGAGCGCTGGGCGCTGGAACGCCGCCGCGAGTTCGACCACCAGGTCGCCGACCTGCTCAAGGCCGCCGCGGCCGACGGCGACCTGCGGGCCGACGTGGACATCCGGCTCGCCACCCGCCTGCTCTTCGGCATGGTGAACTCGCTGGTCGAGTGGTACCGCCCGCACCCGGGCACCACCCCGGACCAGCTGGCCGACGCGGTCGTCCACATGGCCTTCGACGGGCTGCGCGCGACCCCGTAG
- a CDS encoding Lrp/AsnC family transcriptional regulator, which produces MPDEQMAAAGSAPVPPGSGPAVPQVPPAPQAPPVPQSPPVPQGPPVPAVPPRALDPIDRSIVRLLQADGRASIRSVAEQVHVSRANAYARINRLIDDGVIRGFTARVNHERAGQGASAYITLKIVQNSWRTVREQLRELPGAAHIALVSGDFDVLLLVHTPDNRTLRELVLTRLQSIPEVLSTRTLLVFEETDLLDPGPAGGPALTED; this is translated from the coding sequence ATGCCGGATGAACAAATGGCCGCGGCGGGTTCCGCCCCGGTCCCGCCGGGGAGCGGGCCCGCGGTCCCGCAGGTCCCGCCGGCGCCGCAGGCTCCGCCCGTCCCACAGTCTCCTCCCGTCCCGCAGGGGCCGCCCGTTCCCGCGGTGCCGCCGCGCGCCCTGGACCCGATCGACCGGTCGATCGTGCGGCTGCTCCAGGCGGACGGCCGCGCGTCGATCCGCTCGGTGGCGGAGCAGGTGCACGTGTCGCGGGCGAACGCCTACGCCCGGATCAACCGGCTGATCGACGACGGGGTGATCCGCGGGTTCACGGCCCGCGTCAACCACGAACGCGCAGGCCAGGGCGCATCCGCGTACATCACCTTGAAGATCGTCCAGAACTCCTGGCGGACGGTGCGCGAACAGCTCCGCGAGCTGCCGGGCGCGGCGCACATCGCGCTGGTCAGCGGGGACTTCGACGTCCTCCTGCTGGTCCACACCCCGGACAACCGCACCCTGCGCGAACTGGTCCTGACCCGCCTCCAGTCCATCCCGGAGGTCCTCTCCACGCGCACCCTGCTGGTGTTCGAGGAAACGGACCTCCTGGACCCGGGCCCCGCGGGCGGCCCCGCGCTCACGGAGGACTGA
- the pdhA gene encoding pyruvate dehydrogenase (acetyl-transferring) E1 component subunit alpha, producing MTVQELPGAGASHRPTPPPAWRPRTDAAPLLPDPEPYRVLGTEAAGRLDPALMRRCYAELVRGRRYNAQATALTKQGRLAVYPSTVGQEACEIAAAMVLEEQDWLFPSYRDTLAAVARGLDPVQALTLLRGDWHTGYDPREHRIAPLCTPLATQLPHAVGLAHAARLRGDEVVALAMVGDGGTSEGDFHEALNFAAVWQAPVVFLVQNNGFAISVPLAKQTAAPTLAHKAVGYGMPGRLVDGNDIAAVHEVLSEAVRRARAGGGPTLIEAVTYRMEAHTNADDATRYRGDAEVEAWKAHDPVELLERELTARGILDEAGIQEARDAAETMAASLREAMNAEPVLDPMDLFAHVYAEQTEQLREQAAQLRAELEAEAQA from the coding sequence ATGACGGTCCAAGAGCTGCCCGGTGCCGGTGCGTCCCACCGTCCGACCCCGCCGCCCGCCTGGAGGCCCCGTACGGATGCCGCCCCGCTGCTCCCGGACCCCGAGCCCTACCGGGTACTCGGCACCGAGGCGGCCGGCCGGCTCGACCCCGCGCTGATGCGCCGCTGCTACGCCGAGCTGGTGCGCGGCCGCCGCTACAACGCCCAGGCCACCGCGCTGACGAAGCAGGGGCGGCTCGCCGTCTACCCGTCGACCGTGGGCCAGGAGGCCTGCGAGATCGCCGCCGCGATGGTGCTGGAAGAGCAGGACTGGCTGTTCCCGAGCTACCGCGACACCCTGGCGGCCGTGGCCCGCGGACTGGACCCCGTACAGGCGCTGACCCTGCTGCGCGGCGACTGGCACACCGGCTACGACCCGCGCGAGCACCGGATCGCCCCGCTGTGCACCCCGCTCGCCACCCAGCTGCCGCACGCGGTGGGCCTGGCGCACGCGGCCCGGCTGCGCGGCGACGAGGTCGTCGCCCTCGCCATGGTCGGCGACGGCGGGACCAGCGAGGGCGACTTCCACGAAGCGCTGAACTTCGCCGCCGTCTGGCAGGCCCCGGTGGTCTTCCTCGTGCAGAACAACGGCTTCGCGATATCCGTCCCGCTCGCCAAGCAGACCGCGGCCCCGACGCTGGCCCACAAGGCCGTGGGCTACGGGATGCCCGGCCGGCTGGTCGACGGCAACGACATCGCCGCGGTGCACGAAGTGCTGTCCGAGGCGGTCCGGCGGGCCCGGGCCGGCGGTGGTCCGACCCTCATCGAGGCCGTCACCTACCGGATGGAGGCCCACACGAACGCCGACGACGCGACCCGCTACCGCGGGGACGCCGAGGTCGAGGCATGGAAGGCGCACGACCCGGTGGAACTGCTGGAGCGCGAACTGACCGCGCGCGGGATCCTCGACGAGGCGGGCATCCAGGAGGCGCGCGACGCGGCCGAGACGATGGCCGCATCGCTGCGCGAGGCGATGAACGCGGAGCCGGTGCTGGACCCCATGGACCTCTTCGCACACGTCTACGCGGAGCAGACGGAGCAGCTGCGCGAGCAGGCCGCCCAGCTGCGCGCCGAGCTGGAAGCAGAGGCCCAGGCATGA
- a CDS encoding alpha-ketoacid dehydrogenase subunit beta: MTTVVAKAAKSGAKPATMAQALTRAMRDAMAEDPTVHVMGEDVGTLGGVFRITDGLAKEFGEERCTDTPLAEAGILGAAVGMAMYGLRPVVEMQFDAFAYPAFEQLISHVAKMRNRTRGAMPLPITIRVPYGGGIGGVEHHCDSSEAYYVATPGLHVVTPATVDDAYGLLRASIASDDPVIFLEPKRLYWSKADWSAEAPTAVPGIGKALVRRAGTSATLITYGPSLPVCLEAAEAAREEGWDLEVVDLRSLVPFDEDTVVESVRRTGRAVVVHEANGFGGPGAEIAARVTERCFHHLEAPVLRVTGFDIPYPPPMLEKHHLPGVERILDTVARLQWEN, translated from the coding sequence ATGACCACGGTGGTAGCTAAGGCGGCGAAGTCGGGGGCCAAGCCCGCGACGATGGCCCAGGCCCTGACCCGGGCGATGCGCGATGCGATGGCCGAGGACCCGACGGTCCACGTCATGGGCGAGGACGTCGGCACGCTGGGCGGGGTCTTCCGGATCACGGACGGCCTGGCGAAGGAGTTCGGCGAGGAGCGCTGCACGGACACGCCGCTCGCGGAGGCCGGGATCCTGGGCGCCGCGGTGGGCATGGCCATGTACGGGCTGCGCCCCGTGGTCGAGATGCAGTTCGACGCCTTCGCGTACCCGGCGTTCGAGCAGCTGATCTCGCACGTGGCGAAGATGCGCAACCGGACGCGGGGCGCGATGCCCCTGCCGATCACCATCCGCGTGCCGTACGGCGGCGGGATCGGCGGCGTGGAGCACCACTGCGACTCCTCCGAGGCGTACTACGTGGCGACGCCCGGCCTGCACGTGGTGACCCCGGCGACCGTCGACGACGCCTACGGTCTGCTGCGCGCGTCGATCGCGAGCGACGACCCGGTGATCTTCCTGGAGCCCAAGCGGCTGTACTGGTCGAAGGCCGACTGGTCGGCCGAGGCGCCGACGGCCGTGCCGGGCATCGGGAAGGCGCTGGTCCGGCGCGCGGGCACGAGCGCAACCCTGATCACGTACGGGCCCTCGCTCCCGGTGTGCCTGGAGGCCGCCGAGGCGGCGCGCGAGGAGGGCTGGGACCTGGAGGTCGTGGACCTGCGCTCGCTGGTCCCCTTCGACGAGGACACGGTCGTGGAGTCCGTACGCCGGACCGGGCGCGCGGTGGTCGTCCACGAGGCGAACGGCTTCGGCGGACCGGGCGCGGAGATCGCCGCCCGGGTCACGGAGCGGTGCTTCCACCACCTGGAGGCTCCGGTGCTGCGGGTGACGGGCTTCGACATCCCGTACCCGCCGCCGATGCTGGAGAAGCACCACCTGCCGGGCGTGGAGCGGATCCTGGACACCGTCGCCCGCCTGCAGTGGGAGAACTGA